A region of Thermococcus argininiproducens DNA encodes the following proteins:
- a CDS encoding Na(+)/H(+) antiporter subunit B, which produces MNSQNNDMGLIVKTMARVTIPLIGIFGAYVIAHGHLTPGGGFQGGATVAGAGVLFLIAFGLSETKNRINKTLYSTLEGIGGLVFLAMGMLGFGVVFFYNTLWHEGPIFNGEPGSLLSAGYLPIMNLAVGLKVYTGLVSALFAIALFRRWKK; this is translated from the coding sequence ATGAACAGCCAAAATAATGACATGGGTCTTATAGTTAAAACAATGGCGAGAGTTACTATACCTCTTATTGGAATATTTGGTGCTTATGTAATTGCTCATGGGCACCTCACACCTGGAGGTGGATTCCAAGGTGGTGCTACTGTAGCGGGTGCAGGGGTTCTTTTCTTAATAGCTTTTGGTCTTAGCGAGACAAAAAACAGGATTAACAAGACGTTATACTCTACTCTGGAAGGTATCGGTGGATTGGTATTTCTAGCAATGGGCATGCTTGGTTTTGGCGTCGTGTTCTTTTATAACACCCTGTGGCATGAAGGACCGATTTTCAATGGAGAACCTGGAAGCCTTCTTTCGGCAGGATATTTGCCCATAATGAACTTAGCTGTGGGTTTAAAAGTATACACAGGGTTAGTTAGTGCGTTATTCGCAATTGCATTGTTCAGGAGGTGGAAAAAGTGA